In Silene latifolia isolate original U9 population chromosome 6, ASM4854445v1, whole genome shotgun sequence, the genomic window AAATTTGATAAGGTCAAGGAGAAAGATGACCATGAAATGGAGGAAGAGGAGAGAAAGGACGAGAGTAAAGTGGAGGAGGGGAAGAAGTATGTGGATTATATGGACTCTGATGAGTTTTACAACGATCCCAACATCTTGGCTGATTTAGAGGGGATTCTGAATAGTGCATATAACCGTGTTGGTGAGGCATTTAAAGAACACCAAGTTACGAAGTAAAAGATGGACAAGGAACTCATGGAGGGACCATCTTTCGCCTCTTTTCACGGTGAGGATGCGTTATATACATCTCAAGAGTTCCGCGAAGCACGAGGTCTCGCGATATGTGTGATGTTCCCCATGCGAGCACGTCAATCGCACCTGTCATTCCATCCCCTCCCCGTGCAACAATGTCGCCTACACCTTCAATCCCATCCCCTCCCCGTGGAAGCACTCCCGCCGCACCTTCTATTCATTCCCCTCCCCGTGCAAGCACATCGCTTGCACCTTCCAATCCATCGCCTCGCATCACCAATAGTTATCTCGTCACAACCGTCGAATCTCCAATTATGCCTTCTTCTCCGCTTGTAGAACTGTCCCCAACCGTCCCCTCCCAGACTCGGAAGTGTAAGAGGAAAGTTGAGTTACTTGACGTTTTTCGTTCACCTTTCTTCATATGAAATGTGAATGTGATGGATGCCTTGAGTCGATCTGAAAAAGCGATGGGTGACTATGCATTTGCCGCTGACTTAGATGAAGGGTATGTATTAGTCTATtaattttgcttttatttttttcttattcGGTATATGTATTATATTTTCTTTCTATAACACTAAGGTTTTATTTTTGTAGCGAGGTTCTTGTTTCACTGTGGCGGCAAGATTCTTACACGATATGATATGAAGACCTTGCTATTTGGTGGTAGCGTTAACATCGACGTGATCAATGTGTGGTGTGATTATCTGAATAATGGAAACAGGTTAAGAGATCGTAGATCAATTTCCCGTCTCTTTCTCACCAAACAATCGATGTAAGTTTGATATTTAAGTTTTGTTGGTCTAAGTTATCAACTTGTACCTTTTTATTCTCTAATACGGGTCACCTAATTGAAACAACAGATAGCCTCATTGGATATCAACTATAGAGACGTGAAATTGGTAAGTTGTTCAatattttaaaagttttaaaagtacataattaaataatatacaaACCCAACTAACCATTGTTTGACAGGTTTTATTCCCTGTTGTTGCACCCAGCCCACTTCTTCATTGTTTTGATATTGATCATAACTTGTATGAAGTTATACACCCGTGTGATCTAGGATGTGTAGATTTTCATGCCAGTGTTCAATATGTGGTATGTTTTCACACCGTTTGGCAATAAGTATGTTAAATGTCTGATTTAATTCTTATATAGCGAACTTATTTGCTTGGCATTGTCTTTCTGTCTAACAAGAAACATTAAGTGCAAAGCTTTCTTCCATGATTCCCAAGCTGCATGCTACATATTTTGTAGTAGCCAAAGAGTATGTTCCGAATAAAAGTTTCTCATGAGAGCGTGATACTTGGAATTTACATGATGCGACATATGGAGACGTACAATGGGAATAAGTGTCGGTATACTTTAAAGCTGCTCAAGGACGTAAGTCTCCATTATTTAAGTCAAATTTTTAGTTGGTGTTTCTATATTTCCCGACGCTTAAGCCATCAACATGCATGTATTAGCTTTTTTCTTTCATGAATCAGCCTTGTATGTGTATTAGATATGTAGGTATGTGTATTAGATATGTAGGTATGTGTATTAGATATGTAGGTATGTGTATTAGATGTGTAGGTATGTGTATTAGATATGTAGGTATGTGTATTAGATGTGTAGGCTCTGCGGTTGATTTTACTTTATATCATTGTTCGGAGAACGATGTGAAGCGTTACATTGTGagggtttgcaatgaaatttTGACTTGGCAAGACAACATCGTGAAAGATCAAGTGACGTCTAAAGCAAAGGCTTACAAGAATGGTCGTGTGATTCGGAATCGAAATCTATTACCAACAATGCTTCTCATTACTATATGATGACTCCTGGTTTATTAAAAGTGTGCTATGGTTATGTAATTGTTCTGTGTTTTCCCTTTTTCTCCCCAGGAATGAAGTTCCACGAGACTTGCCCTATACAGATGAACACTTGATGAATTTTATTAGGACAAATGTGGCAAATAAGGAGTAAGTTATCACTGACCATATAGCatctttttgagttgtttttgtccACTTTGCTGTTGTGTGTGCATCTAATTACAATATGTGCATTATTAGTGACATTGTTGTAGACACTCCATGGCTGCAAGTAACCCAAGAAGGAATGTCGACTTTGTTCGGAGGAAAATGGATCATGGATATGGTAATTGACCTTGTTGGTCTTCGTTTAACACTTGAAAGACCAAGTCTTGTGTACTTTCCGACAATAATCAAGGTATTCATATTCATCCTTAGTAACCGCTAATGTTTCTACTTGGAATTACCAacatttttcacaaattttctCAACTTTCAGGATGTTGTCCCTAAAAACAGTTTTCAAAGTCAGTACATTAAGCTTCAGTACTTGCCCAAAAGTCTAACCAAAGCTAAACTGGTAATTATCCCGTCActttttaattttattatatCGACGGAATTTACTACTTTGAAAGaacttaattaagttcttgcccAAGAAAGAACTTTATTAAATATCCTGTCTAACCTGTTTGTATATTATCCCGTCGAACTGGTAATTATCCCCTCACTTTTTCATTTCCTTATGGGCGTTTTTGCAGGCTTTCTTCCCTTACTGTGTTGACCGTGAACATTGGTTTGCTTGCGTGTCTGACTTTGTTAAAAAGACCAACTTTATACTTGACTCAAACTTGCCTAGGCGTCCTGACACAAGATGTAAATTTTTAGTTGAAACGGTATGATTATATCCGTATGCCTTAGGGGTTTGTTACCTCAATTTTGTGTTGGTTTTCCTTCGCTTttatattattgtgttttcctttttttggttttttgtagTTATTTCCTGCTTTGGAGATTATTGCAAGAGACTTTCCAGGATACAAAAAGCTGTTGCAAATAAACAATTTTCCGTTTGTGACTGTGGATGTGCCTCGACAAAAGAATGGGTACCTTACTTGTTTAAACTATACTCTACTCGTTTTAAATATTTTCGATGGGATACACACCATTTTAAAGTGTTTAACAAATTTCCTTATTTCAAAAGGTATTCTTGCGGAGTCTATTTGCTGAAGTTTCTAGAAAACTTGAGTTGTCAATCATTATGGTCCGATCAGACTTGTTACGAGGTAATGATGTCtaaaccaagttatattagtcaaATATTATTCGGCATATTTTATTGCAACACTTTCAATATTGTTGTCAAATATATATGCAGAATTTGGATGAATATGGTGAGAGTAAGATTGTAGATCTTATCAGATGGGAGGAAAACAAGAGAACGGTAATAACAATATCTTCCGAATGCTTTATCTAATTTTGTTTCTATTATTTTCCAATCATTTAACTGCAAGACTTTTAATATTGATGTCAAGTGACTTTAAATGTAAcaatatttccctacctttttttTGTAGGATTATACCTAGGTGTTATTTTTGCAAGAATATGGTGAGAAGGCGTTGTATGTGCTTAGCAACTGGGAGTGGCAGAGAACCTTCTCATTGTCTTTTGTTGATTCTTTGATTTGGGCAGGCATTAGTTTGTTTGTGGACTAAATTTGTAGGTTGCAGATGTGTAGGTATTCCAAGTAACTTTTGCGTGTATGGAAGACCCTCCTACGTGCATGAGAAGGCATTGTATGTGTATGCAATACCTTTCTACGTGCATGTAATTTGTCGACTTTCGGGTCTGTTTAACGAGACTCGAGCGTGCCTGAGGAGGCGTTATATGTGAATGGAACAGCTTTTTAACTGTGTGGGGCACAATTATGTTACTAGATTATGGCCTTTTTAAATGAGACTTGTAATGAGAATTACCCCATTTGTCAGGGTGTTGTTTTTTAAATCCCAAAGTAACTTGCATATTTACATGCATGAAAAGGCGTTATATGTGTATGAAACAGCCTTCTACATGcatgaaaattttcaaaacaaaattactTGCATTATTTAGAGTTCCCAATGTACTTTGAGCGTGCCGTACTGGGCCGTGCCTAAAGTGCTAATAGGATTGGCCCGACTTCTTCAATAATCACTCACATTTAAGTTTCGAGACTTGAAATGAGAATTAAAACCCACATTTCAGTCACATTTTATTGTTGGCATAAAATGATCACATGTTTCAGCTTTTTAATTACCAAATTTGGAGAAACAATTATCACGTGCATAAAATGACCTCGTACGTGCATAAAATGACCTCGTACGTGCATAAAATGATCTCGTATGAACATGCCATGTTTGCCAAGGGAAACACATGTATCATAGATGAAATCCATGCGCATGGAATAACCTTTTAGTTGCATGATATTTAACGACTTGTCATACACGATGATGATTCAACTAATcacattttattgctggcataaaTTGATCACATGTTTCAGCTTTCTAATTACCAAATTTGGGGAAACAATTATCACATGTGCATAAAATGACCTCATACGTGCATAAAATGAGCTTGTATGTGCATGTCATAATTGCTCGTAGAAAACACATGTTTCCTATTCTTAAATCGAATCACAATTTCATCTTCTCAAAAATACAATTTAAGAATCGGGAAGCCTCCCGTTACATTTATTACAAAACAATTGTTAACTTCTCAAATGATGCTCAAAAATAATCCTAAAAACTTCAATGATGCTCAAAAATAATCCTAAAAACTTCAATgatgctcaaaaacaagtgttgacTTCTCAAATGATGCTCAAAAATTCCATTTGCCGCATCCCAATTCCTCGCAAAAACTTCAATCTCACACATAAGAAAGCAAATGTCAACAAAGATAAAAATTAGAGGGAAACAAAAAGGGTAAAAGTAGAAAACTTGCGCTAATAAGAGACATCACTTACTCAACTATTTGTCGCTGATCCTTTGGTCGGTCACAATTCCTGCTATCGTGGTTCGCCATCTGCCCACAAGCCTTGCATCTTCTTAGTGGTTTCTTATTGACTTCCCCTGCTCTTTCTCTTTGTGAAATCATTCTTTTTCCCGAGCCTTTGTTTTTGCATTGTCTTGGCGGCAAAATTGTAATTTCGCTAGGCACACTTGTACCCAAGAGCATTCCAATTTCCGCATTTTTGTCCCTTTTCTTTCCAATACTACTATTACCACCATCATCAGCGACACTACTTGTTGTTTCTGCAAGTACCCTTTCCTTGAACTCGCGTAAAATGGTTAGTAACTCATCACAATTAACAGGACTCTGTTCAACTAGTGACACACAAGTGAACATTTCTGACCACAATTCGCCAGTTTGTTCTTTTGTGCATCGATCGATCTGCAAATCGCAAGCAACCGCCCATCGAATTGAATATTGGCTGGCAGGTTGCTAGTTTGCTCCACCTATTAAGTAGGTATTCGCTTGGAATTTTCTCAAAACCATAATCTTTAAGGACACAGAGAATATGTCGACAAAGTATTCCATGTCGTTCAAATTTCTTTTAAATCGCATACTAGTTTCACTTCAGCTGTCTTATAACCCACCTTATAGTCTTTCTTTCTCTCACGATCCTTGACATCTATGCAGAGAATTGCATGATTCTTATCTTTTTGTTTGTCCCCAATGGCACATGTAAAGCATGCTGCTTTTATTTCCACTTTGAACTCCTCGAAAATTCTCGGAGTGTAGGTTTCTCGCTGCATGCTTTTCCGTGTCTAGAGGAGTAGCCAAGTCAGGAAATGAGTACTTAGATTGTGCAATCAGTTTCGATTGAGCCCATCGTTGTGTATCCATTGCACTCTCAAAGCGCATCCAAAATTCAACAAGGGTCAAATTTGGATTAGTGAAATTGCTAAAAAAATGATTTTCTGACTCGGACCTCGAGGTGGTTCTCATCAACCCTCCTAATAACAAGTCACGAAAGTAAGCTGGAATCCAAAAATGTCTAATGCCATACTTTTCCTGAAGCCACTCATTATCCGACAACCCATGAGCTTCCACAATGGCTGTCCATCTTTCCTCAAATTCAGCAGGCTCCACATCTTCGCCCCAAACACATGAGTTTATCTCTTTCAAAAACTCAGTTTCTCTACATATAACAGGCCCTACCTTCTCTGGCAACTTCTTCaatatgtgccacatgcaatatctatGTTGCACTTTATCTTTAAAGACTTTCTTAAGTCCTCCTTCTATCCCCAAATCTTCGTCAGTTATTATACACAAAGGATAACGACCCCCCATAGCTTCTAGGAATTTCGTAAATAACCAAGCAAATGACTCCTTGCTCTCATTAATAAGAAGCCCAGCCCCAAAGGTCACACATCTCTTATGATGATCCACCCCTGTGAAAGGGGCGAATATCATTCTATACTTATTTTTCCTAAAGGTAGTGTCAAAGGATGTCATATCCCCAAATAACAAATAATTTTTTATACTAATAGGGTCAGCCCAGAAAACATGTGACAATCTACCTTTCTCATCTACCTCAAAGTCAAAGTAAAAGGATGGACACATtctttttattttcataaaatgctCAATAAGCATTTGAGCATCCCCTTCTGACAAGAACTTTTTGATATCCCTTGAAAAGTTTTTAAAGTCTTCCAATGAAGCACCCACATTCTGATAACCTCTGACATACTCCTTAAACATCCTATAGGTCATAACTGGACCTTTGTTAACCTTTGAGTTGTCAACTATCATTTTTTTATGAACTATATTCAATTCTCTCGTTTGCGTCAGATGTACCATTGTTAATGGTGTAGCTGGCATATGATTATGCCCTTCAACAAAACCATAAATTTGGTATTGACCGTTAGCAATTCGTTTAAAGTTAATCCTAGCAAGGCAACCTACCcgagtcctttgcctacggtgttTTTTGCCTTTGGCTTCACATTCTCCTGCCTTATTACACAAACAAGTTTTATGTGTAGTGACACCATGTTTATTCTTTTGTGAGCCTTTTCTAGTCACAAACCCACATTCTTTTCCATATGCTTCATAAAAGGCAATACCGAGTTCAAGTGTATCAAAGACCATACCAATAACAGGCTTGAGATGGGTAGGACAACCAAAAATCCGATTCATGTTGCTTGAACCGgacgcctcctcctcctcctcctcctcctcctcctctattacCTCTGCCTCCTCAATTACCTCTGCCTCGTCTACTACGTTATCTGCAAATGTGATGAAATTAAAGTAGAGTTAGGATTTAGATTTACTGGATAACTCAAGTATTCAACAGCACGGTTATATAGAACAATATCTCGATCATTCAACATTCAACAGAATTGTACCTTGTACGATTTCAGCACATCAATGTTAAGGGCGATATTTCGATATTGATTGAGATGCAATAACTTCAACCATCTGTCCTTCATTTGTAATGCCATTTGTAATGACATTAGAAGAATCACTATGACCCCATTGAACTAAGAATGTCATTGTTTGCAATAACGACGACTTAAAATTAAGTAACTGACAATAAAATCATACCAGGTAATTATTACTACAACTAAATTTAGAATTTTTTATGCACATATCAATAATTTGATACACGTAGCTAATAGTTTGACGATTGTAAAACCTGTCTAATTCATAAAACTGAGCCAACAATATCACGAGTTCAACCAATTTAAGCAATTTCTAATTttaaagaaccctaatttctcaaattACGAAACCCTAATTGCTCAAATTCAACAACTTTAATCGATTAACTGAAAAATTACAAATAGATCAAACTGTAAACCGTAATTTTAATcgattaattgaaaaattacaaacagatcaaacgataaaccctaattttaatcgattaattgaaaaattacaaacagatcaaactataaaccctaatttgacgCACATAGCAACAATATGATGCACGTAGCTAATAATTTGACGATTGTAAAACCTGTCTAATTCATAAAACTGAGCCAATAATATcacgatttcaaccaatttaaaCAATTTCTCAAATTACCGAACCCTAATTTTCAAAATCAACAAATTAATCAGCAACTTCGAAATATTACCTTGAATAAAAAGGTTCCATTCATGAAGGACGCGTCGAATAGGCAGATTGTTGAAGAGATTGATGGATCAATAGTTGAGGATCAATGGTGTTGTGAAGATGGTGATATTCGAGGAGAGAGAAAGAATGATGAGAGAGAACGAAAATAGGAGAAATGACGGAGTTTAGAATGTTTAGGGGTAGTGATTTTGGCGCGCGTCTGGTATTGTATTAGATTAAggtggttctcacggttctcattatatgggcggttctcactggatcccgaccatatatatatatatatatatatatatatatatatgttgatgtgaccataattggcgcatatttagcccccgaattacccttgtttccatgctttttagtgcttatttgggtcatttcttatctttagttctttgttttgcatattctttgagattttgatcccttggtaggaaaggagtaagaatcttgcattttcatggcaaatcaagactaaattgatcaaattcaatgaccaagcatcaaggagagacaagattagaaggcctttgtacatatcatagtagaagagcaatgttgagaaaggatccttgagtccccaaggaaatccccaaggaatttatgaagaaaagggaagaaaaagaagaagtatcacgatcgacaatccgagcggattgtcagcaatccgcccgtcccacctagccacaatccgagcgtcccacctggaatccgctcggattcccctcaaagaatccgcccggattccccagaatccgctcggattccttcgaccaaatccggccgtcccgactctaatccgcccggattccttcacagcgcgggttgtcttcttcaagctacgaaaagagaagccattctctccaaaaataccggcttctccttgctctacttaaaaagtgtaattactagtttagcccttagttaaccctaatgcatcctccctaattttcactataaataccccattagtctaattagaggagcatgttcttcttatcaataattagtgtagttaatatcaatcaaatctctcttcaatattgtaatcaagtattaatcaagttttaatccaagttttagttctttaatctctcttttgttcatcctttattttgggtaattgaagattatttgggttattattgggagattgacaacctctcaatctagcattcaagtacttctattattcttgctttattattggaatcattagtaggtataatctcttaatccctttttaattattgttaattactttcatttattcatcatgtttcatattgttggtatgattgacaaccttgctagcatgatcaacatgataatgagtgagtagtctcttagctagggttaatgggtgattaggggaaaccaacatggggaatgattcatgcttaaattaatatgctttcatatcttatttgcttgcttgttttgatctcaattcatgcacatgttatatttgatgaaatgctaagcctatgaatccttgcatttattatcatctcctatcttttcaatgagacttgtaagacataacccaactcgagtctcattagaccatgcatgttgttgagtagggaagattaagtcgacttgtaggtgttgtacaatctaatcgattcggctccgggacccaaactttcctaggattgtaaga contains:
- the LOC141586300 gene encoding ubiquitin-like-specific protease 1, coding for MWNEVPRDLPYTDEHLMNFIRTNVANKDDIVVDTPWLQVTQEGMSTLFGGKWIMDMVIDLVGLRLTLERPSLVYFPTIIKDVVPKNSFQSQYIKLQYLPKSLTKAKLAFFPYCVDREHWFACVSDFVKKTNFILDSNLPRRPDTRCKFLVETLFPALEIIARDFPGYKKLLQINNFPFVTVDVPRQKNGYSCGVYLLKFLENLSCQSLWSDQTCYENLDEYGESKIVDLIRWEENKRTDYT